The following proteins are encoded in a genomic region of Bernardetia sp. MNP-M8:
- a CDS encoding DUF4249 domain-containing protein, whose protein sequence is MKNISFLNKAFTLLFILIAFSSCEEVIDLPLKGAESPALIVEAEVVDVKGYSFVRLGETLDYYDPKEEPKVSGAIVSVTDQDGNKMDFLENNEEAGLYLPQDPEYKGVVGNTYNLLIEYKGNTFTSESKIYRVTGIDSLQIRFVPESRFQDEGYYLYFYAKEPQDTQDYYFWRNYRNDTLNYEDAGDLIFASDQGIGENIDGLQFPFIYEAGDTVRLEQYSITKETYDYYNDLTTVVFNDGGLFSPPPVNPRTNIKGENVLGVFMTSSMISEIIYVPKE, encoded by the coding sequence ATGAAAAATATATCATTTTTAAATAAAGCATTCACTCTGCTTTTTATTTTAATTGCTTTTTCTTCGTGTGAAGAAGTAATTGACTTACCTCTCAAAGGTGCAGAATCTCCTGCTCTAATTGTTGAAGCAGAAGTTGTCGATGTAAAAGGCTATTCCTTTGTTAGATTAGGCGAAACCTTAGATTATTATGACCCAAAAGAAGAGCCAAAAGTATCGGGTGCAATCGTTTCGGTAACTGACCAAGACGGTAATAAAATGGACTTTTTGGAAAATAACGAAGAAGCTGGACTCTATTTGCCACAAGACCCAGAATATAAAGGTGTTGTAGGAAATACATATAATTTGCTCATCGAATACAAAGGAAATACGTTTACTTCAGAGAGTAAAATATATCGTGTAACAGGTATAGATTCTTTACAAATTCGTTTTGTTCCTGAAAGTCGTTTCCAAGATGAAGGTTATTATCTGTATTTTTATGCCAAAGAACCACAAGATACACAAGACTATTATTTTTGGAGAAATTATAGAAATGATACGCTCAATTATGAAGATGCAGGCGACTTGATTTTTGCTAGTGACCAAGGAATTGGCGAAAATATAGATGGACTACAGTTTCCATTTATTTATGAGGCTGGAGACACAGTGCGTTTAGAGCAGTATTCGATCACAAAAGAAACCTATGATTATTATAATGACCTCACAACAGTAGTATTTAATGATGGTGGTCTTTTTAGTCCACCTCCTGTTAATCCAAGAACAAACATAAAAGGTGAAAATGTGTTAGGTGTTTTTATGACTTCCTCTATGATTTCAGAAATAATTTATGTTCCAAAGGAATAA
- a CDS encoding polysaccharide deacetylase family protein, which yields MRFQPYPHKSGKIVRWLFPRLLWFKPSEKPTIYLTFDDGPIPEITENVLTILEKFEAKATFFCIGDNVIKHPHIFKKIVEAGHSIGNHTHNHLNGWKNENEIYYENINKCKKTILEEYSNLELFEQVSLFRPPYGKLTPEQFQKISTEYQVVMWDVLTGDFDKFLSRKICLQKSIECTESGSIVTFHDSIKAAKNMLYTLPRYLEHFSEKGFVFERL from the coding sequence ATGCGTTTTCAACCTTATCCCCATAAAAGTGGCAAAATTGTTCGATGGCTTTTTCCACGCCTATTATGGTTTAAGCCTTCCGAAAAACCAACTATTTACTTGACTTTCGATGATGGTCCTATTCCAGAAATTACCGAGAATGTATTAACTATTTTAGAAAAATTTGAAGCAAAAGCTACTTTTTTTTGTATTGGAGATAATGTAATCAAACACCCACATATTTTCAAAAAAATTGTAGAAGCTGGACACTCAATAGGCAATCATACTCACAATCATTTAAATGGTTGGAAGAACGAAAATGAAATTTATTATGAAAATATAAACAAATGTAAGAAGACTATCTTAGAAGAATATTCTAATTTAGAACTCTTTGAGCAAGTTTCTTTGTTTCGTCCTCCCTACGGAAAACTAACTCCTGAGCAGTTTCAAAAAATTTCCACGGAATATCAAGTCGTCATGTGGGATGTTCTGACAGGTGACTTTGATAAATTTCTTTCTCGCAAAATATGTCTTCAAAAATCTATTGAATGTACCGAATCAGGTTCTATTGTTACCTTTCATGACAGTATAAAAGCTGCAAAAAATATGCTTTATACCTTGCCTCGTTATTTAGAACATTTTTCTGAAAAAGGTTTTGTTTTTGAAAGATTGTGA
- the rpsC gene encoding 30S ribosomal protein S3: MGQKVNPVGFRLGIVKGWDSNWYGGKTFADKLVEDEKIRKYIRARIQRGGISKIIIERTLKRITVTVHTSRPGVVIGREGKEVDNLKNELQKLTSKEVQINIFEIKRPEMDARLVGENIAQQLEARMSHRRAMKQAIQAAMRAGAEGIKVKLAGRLGGAEMARVELYKEGSTPLHTLRADIDYAISEANTIYGKIGIKVWIYKGQLYGKQDLSPAALAEKQERSGGRGGNDRGNRRGGNRNDRNDRGGNRRGGNRNDRNEGGGDSRGGNNRGGNSGGGNNRSGGGGGKR, encoded by the coding sequence ATGGGACAAAAAGTAAATCCTGTTGGCTTTCGCTTGGGTATTGTTAAAGGCTGGGACTCAAACTGGTACGGTGGCAAAACTTTCGCAGACAAGCTCGTAGAAGACGAAAAAATTCGTAAATATATCCGTGCTAGAATTCAACGTGGTGGTATTTCTAAAATTATCATCGAACGTACACTCAAGCGCATTACCGTTACTGTTCATACTTCTCGCCCTGGCGTAGTAATCGGACGTGAAGGTAAAGAGGTTGATAACCTCAAAAACGAACTTCAAAAATTGACTTCGAAAGAAGTACAAATCAATATCTTCGAAATCAAACGCCCTGAAATGGATGCTCGTTTGGTAGGTGAAAATATTGCTCAACAATTAGAAGCTCGTATGTCACACCGTCGTGCAATGAAACAAGCGATTCAAGCTGCTATGCGTGCTGGAGCAGAAGGTATCAAAGTCAAATTGGCTGGTCGTTTGGGTGGTGCTGAGATGGCTCGTGTAGAACTTTATAAAGAAGGAAGCACGCCTCTTCACACACTTCGTGCAGATATTGATTATGCTATCAGTGAAGCAAATACTATCTATGGAAAAATAGGTATCAAAGTATGGATCTATAAAGGTCAGCTTTACGGAAAGCAAGATTTATCTCCTGCTGCTCTTGCTGAAAAACAAGAACGTAGTGGTGGACGTGGTGGAAATGACCGTGGCAATCGTCGTGGTGGAAATCGCAATGACAGAAATGATCGTGGTGGAAACCGTCGTGGTGGAAATCGCAATGACAGAAACGAAGGTGGTGGAGACTCTAGAGGTGGAAACAATCGTGGTGGAAACTCTGGTGGTGGAAATAACCGTAGTGGTGGAGGAGGAGGAAAAAGATAA
- the rplV gene encoding 50S ribosomal protein L22 gives MEAVAKLQNVPTSPRKMRLVADMIRGKKVSSAINMLKFEPKIGARYMEKLLLSAVANWEVKHEDFANEIGSLVVKTVFVDGGKMLKRIQPAPQGRAHRVRKRSNHITLVVGLPSEGASLADMTESIANQAAEQAAEALESNDKSNQDN, from the coding sequence ATGGAAGCTGTTGCTAAATTACAGAACGTACCTACATCTCCACGCAAGATGCGCTTAGTCGCTGATATGATTCGTGGGAAAAAAGTAAGTTCTGCAATAAATATGTTAAAATTTGAGCCCAAAATTGGTGCTCGTTATATGGAAAAATTACTTCTCTCGGCAGTAGCCAACTGGGAAGTTAAACACGAAGATTTCGCTAACGAAATTGGTAGCTTAGTTGTAAAAACTGTTTTTGTTGATGGTGGTAAAATGCTTAAACGCATTCAGCCAGCTCCTCAAGGACGTGCTCACCGTGTACGTAAGCGTTCTAACCACATTACACTTGTTGTGGGATTACCATCAGAAGGTGCTTCACTTGCAGACATGACTGAATCGATTGCGAATCAGGCAGCAGAGCAAGCAGCAGAGGCTTTGGAATCAAACGACAAATCAAACCAAGATAACTAA
- the rpsS gene encoding 30S ribosomal protein S19 — protein sequence MARSLRKGPYIDYRLEKKVAALEQTGKKTVVKTWSRRSMISPDFIGHTFAVHNGNKFIPVYVTDNMVGHKLGEFAPTRNFRGHIAKKDKRGKK from the coding sequence ATGGCTCGTTCACTCAGAAAAGGTCCCTATATAGACTATCGCTTAGAGAAAAAAGTAGCTGCTTTAGAGCAGACTGGCAAGAAGACCGTTGTAAAGACTTGGTCTCGCCGTTCTATGATTTCTCCAGACTTTATCGGACATACTTTCGCTGTTCATAACGGCAACAAATTTATCCCTGTTTATGTAACTGACAACATGGTTGGTCATAAATTAGGTGAATTTGCACCTACTCGTAACTTTCGTGGGCATATTGCTAAGAAAGATAAGCGTGGTAAGAAGTAA
- the rplB gene encoding 50S ribosomal protein L2, producing MAVKKLKPMTPGQRFRIAPTFEEITTSTPEKSLLAPWKRTGGRNGSGKMTIRQRGGGHKKRYRIIDFKRLKHGVPATVKSIEYDPIRTARIALLFYADGAKAYMIAPQGIKVGQTVMSGEGASPDVGNCLPLGVMPLGTIVHCIEMKPGQGASLARSAGAYAQLVARDGKYAILRLPSGETRMILGTCYATVGTVSNGDHMNVIMGKAGRKRWHGRRPRTRGVAMNPVDHPMGGGEGKSSGGHPRSRNGLYAKGQKTRKVNKYSNSFIITRRKTRNS from the coding sequence ATGGCTGTTAAAAAGTTAAAACCAATGACTCCAGGTCAGCGTTTTCGTATTGCTCCTACATTTGAGGAAATTACGACAAGCACTCCTGAGAAGTCTTTACTTGCTCCTTGGAAAAGGACAGGTGGTCGTAACGGATCAGGGAAAATGACAATTCGTCAACGTGGTGGTGGACACAAAAAACGCTACCGTATCATAGACTTCAAACGTTTAAAGCACGGTGTGCCTGCAACGGTTAAGTCTATTGAATATGACCCAATCCGTACGGCTCGTATCGCTCTGCTTTTTTATGCAGACGGTGCAAAAGCGTATATGATTGCGCCTCAAGGAATCAAAGTAGGTCAGACTGTTATGTCTGGAGAAGGTGCTTCTCCTGATGTAGGAAACTGTCTTCCTCTTGGTGTTATGCCTTTAGGTACAATCGTACATTGTATTGAAATGAAACCTGGTCAAGGTGCAAGCCTTGCTCGTAGTGCTGGAGCTTATGCTCAATTGGTAGCTCGTGATGGCAAATATGCTATTCTTAGACTTCCTTCTGGTGAAACTCGCATGATTCTAGGTACATGTTATGCTACTGTTGGTACAGTATCTAATGGTGACCATATGAACGTTATTATGGGTAAAGCTGGTCGTAAGCGTTGGCACGGTCGTCGCCCTCGTACTCGTGGTGTTGCAATGAACCCTGTCGATCACCCAATGGGTGGTGGTGAAGGTAAATCATCTGGTGGTCACCCTCGCTCACGCAATGGCTTATATGCTAAAGGACAAAAGACTCGCAAGGTCAATAAATACTCCAATAGCTTTATTATTACTCGTCGTAAAACTCGTAACTCTTAA
- the rplW gene encoding 50S ribosomal protein L23, which yields MKTILKKPVITEKATAMNENGVYVFIVDKKATKAEIKTAVEKMYQDQDAKVVKVRTAIIFGKPKFRYLKTAITKGHTSTYKKAFVQLAEGSAIDIFDTEEN from the coding sequence ATGAAAACTATTTTAAAGAAGCCTGTAATTACCGAGAAAGCAACAGCAATGAACGAAAATGGTGTATATGTTTTCATCGTAGACAAAAAAGCTACAAAGGCAGAAATCAAAACTGCTGTTGAGAAAATGTATCAAGACCAAGATGCTAAAGTTGTTAAGGTACGTACAGCAATTATTTTCGGTAAACCGAAATTTCGCTACTTAAAAACGGCAATTACTAAAGGTCATACTTCGACTTATAAAAAAGCATTTGTGCAACTTGCAGAAGGAAGCGCAATTGATATATTTGATACTGAGGAAAATTAA
- the rplD gene encoding 50S ribosomal protein L4, producing the protein MELPILNKEGKEIGKNATLSDAVFAIEPNDHAIYLDVKQYLANQRQGTHSSKHRGIVSGSTRKIKRQKGTGGARAGSIKSPVFVGGGRIFGPEPRDYGFKLNRKVKQLARRSALSHKAKAEAITVMENLVMDTPKTKEFVSLLNNLNLSGKKVLVVTGEQNDVVYRSARNLPKTKVLPANQLHTYHIMNSDVIVLAEGALEVIQAEAN; encoded by the coding sequence ATGGAATTACCTATCTTAAATAAAGAAGGAAAAGAAATCGGCAAAAACGCTACATTATCAGATGCAGTATTTGCCATCGAACCAAATGACCATGCTATTTACCTAGACGTTAAGCAATATTTAGCTAACCAACGTCAGGGAACGCACTCTTCTAAACACAGAGGTATAGTGTCAGGTTCTACTCGTAAAATCAAACGCCAAAAGGGAACTGGAGGCGCACGTGCAGGTAGTATCAAGTCTCCTGTATTTGTAGGTGGTGGTCGTATCTTTGGACCAGAGCCACGTGATTATGGCTTCAAATTGAACCGTAAAGTAAAACAATTAGCTCGTCGTTCTGCTCTTTCTCACAAAGCAAAAGCAGAAGCAATCACTGTTATGGAAAATCTAGTAATGGATACTCCAAAAACAAAAGAGTTTGTTTCTTTACTTAATAACTTGAATCTTTCAGGTAAAAAAGTGCTAGTTGTAACAGGAGAACAAAACGATGTAGTATATCGTTCGGCTCGCAACTTGCCTAAAACTAAAGTTTTGCCAGCTAATCAATTACATACCTACCATATCATGAATAGTGATGTGATTGTACTTGCAGAAGGTGCATTAGAAGTAATTCAAGCTGAAGCTAACTAA
- the rplC gene encoding 50S ribosomal protein L3, whose translation MPIGLIGKKIGMTSLFDADGRSVACTVIQAGPCVVTQVKTEDTDGYRAVQMGFGERKEKNTPKPLQGHFKKSGTTPKRTLVEFRNMGLEAEAKYEVGQELNITDLFEEGQFVDVVGTSKGKGFQGVVKRYNFGGVGQATHGQHNRLRAPGSIGASSYPSRVFKGMRMAGRMGGNRVKVKNLRVEKIMPEANLIVVSGAIPGANNSTILIQR comes from the coding sequence ATGCCGATAGGTTTAATTGGTAAAAAAATCGGAATGACTAGTTTGTTTGATGCCGATGGACGCAGTGTCGCATGCACAGTAATACAAGCTGGTCCTTGTGTAGTTACACAAGTCAAGACTGAAGATACAGACGGTTATCGTGCCGTACAAATGGGTTTTGGAGAGCGCAAAGAAAAAAATACTCCTAAGCCACTTCAAGGACACTTCAAAAAATCAGGTACTACTCCTAAGCGTACTCTTGTAGAATTTCGCAACATGGGCTTAGAAGCTGAAGCAAAATACGAAGTAGGTCAAGAATTAAACATTACAGATCTTTTCGAAGAAGGTCAATTTGTAGATGTTGTTGGAACTTCTAAAGGTAAAGGTTTTCAAGGTGTAGTTAAACGTTATAACTTCGGTGGTGTAGGTCAAGCTACTCACGGTCAGCATAACCGTTTACGTGCTCCAGGTTCAATTGGTGCTTCTTCTTATCCTTCTCGTGTATTCAAAGGTATGCGTATGGCTGGGCGTATGGGTGGTAATCGTGTGAAAGTGAAAAACTTGCGTGTAGAAAAAATTATGCCTGAGGCAAATCTTATTGTCGTTTCAGGTGCAATTCCAGGTGCAAACAATTCTACTATTCTTATTCAACGTTAA
- a CDS encoding LamG-like jellyroll fold domain-containing protein, with product MKAPPIVYKNIIIISFFLLLINTSVSQAQTDTRFWFAAPDVTASHSDGPIRIVVSAFDVPAVVTVTQPANLAFPTYIVNVAANSSQFINVDPSKVLIETPYDTPTPATPLVSRTGLLIESTTKITAYYEVNSDVNPDIFALKGSNALGNDFYVPFQNSWNHANRNPIDGRSGFLVVATEDNTLVTVTPTRALEGGQAANVPFTFTLDRGETYVGSVVEPSAGGFPSGSRIQADKPVAVTKFSDSINSGEGGCNDLAGDQLVPVNIVGTEYVVLRGQLGVGSGTPAGNPELAVVTATQNGTTVSVNGALVATINAGQSYTHTLTTAGQRVFIQTSLPAYVGHYAGYGCETGFAILPPVNCTGSLTTRIVRSTDENFTINLMTRGTPVGSNFDFTNNFTIRVTNGGTTTTLFSPTTTPFPATFAQIGGSNYYGTQYTFTTAQVPAGAVVTIESTTVTPLTNEAGLFHLGFVNGGAGSGTRYGYFSDFRTLDLGADINISYGTDATVTADIQATNFTWYSDGVLVQSGASNSYTVIDIQRRQIIRVEATVGDCVLSDEICVGTLEYVWDGRDNPALGVDHPPNWSTPCGVSGIPDCTIDVIIPPTPIAFSTLTVGSTQTLNVRNITILDGGNLNVATGGQVNVCGNMIHDGNMSMQPNSNFRFVGTGRQDYSKAVTGNGEFENLFIDNTIGTSTFNNIAGVTLLSSSDQDLTVSATGTLNFVQGYIIPEGFPTTNGVDISRSIIVNNPNPNAITGFTTTTTGTTLPTDYFVAGKLNRAKNATGNYSFPVGLVLQEPSTILPEANKNGAMSAAFENSDWQTATYGGMTCNPNPNGVLTMTEDIEYVDFGANTGNIGVAGNNSRTVEIWANVTNFNGAGLFQFGNSTGTNNSQDFALVTGTTNNSWFIRLNNGFDLELINLPNSLNNWHHYALTYDEINQQVTFYYDGLRIRTYDLPAPLNTILTSGLVGRWSGSNTLALRGQVDELKVWSETRTEAQIQASFNQGCAANALQCPQANNLRAYYNFEDANINGAAIRTIQSRTIQCPDPTFTYQRADANFNVSNTVDNVTAYFKQFTNLPSPATGQTNICGVDFDTDPALDNGFWDFSSFDATNNPVPVNAAYQMYLFNRDYGNFVGASTTVMQLEETENPFAVNPPWTIPDGLCITNIPQFTSRTGFIGNMGFFATAQSQDITLLPIELLFISAKPTENAILVEWATLQEKDNYGFEVFRAEEDGDFVKIGFVASKKQGQSRQDYQFLDVEVRPNVTYYYKLKQIDNNGKFTFTKIVSATLSDSDFTEQQTNTIYPNPTDDEFTLSLQGKEFRNGEEVEIILINAIGEELERRTINTQINNRLTFRLGRYPNGMYLLKIVSQSSSTIMKVVKE from the coding sequence ATGAAAGCTCCTCCAATAGTATATAAAAATATTATTATTATTTCCTTTTTTTTACTGCTAATAAATACTTCTGTTTCACAAGCTCAAACAGATACTCGTTTTTGGTTTGCAGCTCCTGATGTTACAGCATCGCATAGTGATGGTCCTATTCGTATTGTAGTGTCTGCATTTGATGTTCCTGCAGTTGTTACTGTTACTCAACCTGCAAACTTAGCATTTCCTACCTATATAGTAAATGTTGCTGCAAACTCTTCCCAATTTATAAATGTAGACCCAAGTAAAGTATTAATAGAAACACCCTACGATACACCTACTCCTGCTACTCCCTTAGTTAGTAGAACAGGACTTTTAATAGAGTCCACTACCAAAATCACAGCTTATTATGAAGTCAATTCTGATGTTAATCCAGATATTTTTGCATTAAAAGGTTCAAATGCCTTAGGTAACGATTTTTATGTTCCTTTTCAAAACTCTTGGAATCATGCAAATAGAAATCCAATTGATGGTAGAAGTGGCTTTTTAGTAGTAGCTACAGAAGACAATACACTTGTCACAGTTACACCTACAAGAGCTTTAGAGGGTGGACAAGCTGCCAATGTTCCTTTTACCTTTACTCTTGATAGAGGAGAAACATACGTTGGCTCAGTAGTAGAACCATCAGCAGGAGGCTTTCCATCAGGATCACGTATTCAAGCTGATAAACCTGTTGCAGTTACTAAATTTAGTGACTCTATAAATTCAGGGGAAGGAGGTTGTAATGACTTGGCTGGTGACCAACTTGTACCAGTAAATATAGTAGGAACTGAATATGTAGTTTTGAGAGGGCAATTGGGAGTGGGTAGTGGAACACCTGCTGGTAATCCTGAATTAGCTGTTGTTACAGCTACGCAAAATGGTACTACTGTTTCTGTCAATGGAGCTCTTGTTGCTACAATTAATGCAGGACAAAGTTATACACATACACTAACAACAGCAGGACAACGAGTTTTCATACAAACAAGTTTACCTGCTTATGTAGGACATTATGCAGGATATGGATGTGAAACTGGTTTTGCAATTCTTCCTCCTGTAAACTGTACTGGTTCATTAACAACACGAATTGTGCGTTCTACAGATGAAAATTTTACGATTAACTTAATGACAAGAGGAACTCCAGTAGGTAGTAATTTTGATTTTACTAATAATTTCACAATACGAGTGACTAATGGAGGTACTACAACTACGCTATTTTCGCCTACAACAACACCATTTCCAGCTACATTTGCTCAAATTGGAGGAAGTAATTATTATGGAACACAATATACATTTACTACAGCACAAGTACCTGCTGGAGCAGTAGTAACAATAGAAAGCACTACTGTAACTCCTCTTACTAATGAAGCTGGTTTATTTCATTTAGGTTTTGTAAATGGAGGAGCTGGCTCAGGAACACGCTACGGATATTTTTCTGATTTTAGAACTTTAGATTTAGGAGCAGATATAAATATTAGTTACGGTACTGATGCTACAGTAACAGCAGATATACAGGCTACTAATTTTACATGGTATAGTGATGGTGTACTTGTTCAAAGTGGAGCAAGTAACAGTTATACAGTTATTGATATTCAACGTAGACAAATAATACGAGTAGAGGCTACAGTAGGAGATTGTGTTCTTAGTGATGAAATTTGTGTCGGTACACTTGAATATGTTTGGGATGGTAGAGACAACCCCGCATTAGGAGTGGATCATCCACCAAACTGGAGTACGCCTTGTGGTGTTTCTGGAATACCAGATTGTACTATAGATGTTATTATTCCTCCTACTCCCATTGCATTTTCTACTCTGACTGTTGGAAGCACTCAAACTTTGAATGTACGTAATATTACTATATTAGATGGCGGAAATCTAAATGTAGCTACTGGAGGACAAGTAAATGTATGTGGAAACATGATACACGATGGCAATATGAGTATGCAACCTAACTCTAATTTCAGATTTGTAGGTACAGGCAGACAAGACTACTCAAAAGCAGTTACTGGAAATGGAGAGTTTGAAAACTTATTTATTGATAATACAATCGGAACTTCTACATTCAATAATATTGCTGGCGTTACTCTACTTTCTTCTAGCGATCAAGATTTGACTGTAAGTGCTACAGGAACATTAAATTTTGTGCAAGGCTATATTATTCCTGAAGGGTTTCCAACTACTAATGGTGTAGATATTTCTCGTTCTATTATTGTAAATAATCCAAACCCAAATGCAATTACTGGATTTACTACTACTACTACAGGTACTACTCTTCCAACTGATTATTTTGTAGCAGGAAAACTAAATAGAGCCAAAAATGCAACAGGTAATTATTCTTTCCCTGTTGGATTAGTCTTGCAAGAACCTTCTACAATTTTGCCAGAGGCCAATAAAAATGGCGCAATGTCTGCTGCATTTGAAAACTCGGATTGGCAGACAGCTACGTATGGAGGAATGACTTGTAATCCAAATCCAAATGGTGTTTTAACAATGACAGAAGATATTGAATATGTAGATTTTGGAGCTAATACAGGAAATATAGGAGTGGCAGGAAATAATTCTCGTACAGTCGAAATATGGGCAAATGTGACCAATTTTAATGGTGCAGGTTTATTTCAGTTTGGAAATAGCACAGGAACTAATAATTCACAAGACTTTGCTTTAGTGACAGGAACAACCAATAACTCATGGTTTATTCGTTTAAACAACGGATTTGATTTAGAGCTTATCAATCTACCAAATAGTTTGAATAACTGGCATCACTATGCTCTGACTTACGATGAAATAAATCAACAAGTAACATTTTATTATGATGGATTACGTATTCGTACCTACGACTTACCTGCACCTTTAAATACAATTTTGACAAGTGGACTTGTAGGGCGTTGGAGTGGTAGTAATACATTAGCTCTTAGAGGACAAGTTGATGAGTTAAAAGTTTGGAGTGAAACACGTACAGAAGCACAAATACAAGCCTCATTTAATCAAGGTTGTGCTGCTAATGCGTTGCAATGCCCACAAGCAAATAACTTGAGAGCCTACTACAACTTCGAAGATGCAAATATAAATGGAGCTGCCATTAGAACAATTCAATCACGTACAATACAATGTCCAGACCCAACATTTACTTATCAAAGAGCTGATGCCAATTTCAATGTCTCCAATACAGTAGATAATGTTACAGCTTATTTTAAGCAATTTACTAATTTACCAAGTCCAGCAACAGGACAAACTAATATTTGTGGTGTTGACTTTGATACAGACCCAGCTTTGGATAATGGTTTTTGGGATTTCTCTTCTTTTGATGCTACTAATAATCCTGTTCCAGTAAATGCAGCCTATCAAATGTATTTATTTAACCGAGATTATGGAAATTTTGTAGGAGCTTCTACAACTGTTATGCAACTTGAGGAAACTGAAAATCCTTTTGCTGTAAATCCACCTTGGACTATTCCTGACGGATTATGTATAACTAATATTCCACAGTTTACTTCAAGAACTGGCTTTATAGGAAACATGGGCTTTTTTGCAACAGCTCAATCACAAGATATTACACTTCTTCCTATCGAACTTTTGTTTATATCAGCCAAACCAACCGAAAATGCTATTTTGGTAGAATGGGCAACTTTACAAGAAAAAGATAATTACGGATTTGAAGTATTTAGAGCTGAAGAAGACGGAGATTTTGTCAAAATTGGTTTTGTGGCTAGTAAAAAACAAGGACAATCAAGACAAGATTATCAATTTTTAGATGTAGAGGTAAGACCTAATGTAACCTATTATTACAAACTAAAACAGATAGATAATAATGGTAAGTTTACCTTTACAAAAATAGTTTCTGCTACACTTTCTGATAGTGATTTTACAGAACAACAAACCAATACAATTTATCCAAATCCAACTGATGATGAGTTTACGCTTTCTTTGCAAGGGAAAGAGTTTAGAAATGGAGAAGAAGTAGAAATAATACTCATCAATGCGATTGGAGAAGAACTAGAAAGAAGAACTATCAATACTCAAATTAATAACCGTCTGACATTTAGACTGGGACGTTATCCAAATGGTATGTATTTATTAAAAATAGTTAGTCAAAGCTCTTCTACTATAATGAAAGTAGTTAAGGAATAG
- a CDS encoding metal-dependent transcriptional regulator, producing MNSQTEENYLKALFKLASQENEISLSDLSKKLSVSTPTANSMIKRLHEKEFVIYEKYKPIKLTEKGKTTAALIVRKHRLTEMFLVEKMGFGWEKVHAIAEQIEHIKSPIFFDKMDELLGYPNIDPHGSPIPNKEGQIENRVNSELKLSDCKEKDKVKIIAVSESSLEFLQFLNSRKISLGLELEVLEIEKYDGTMKILLSEDNNPKREETLSKIVCEKLCVCHK from the coding sequence ATGAATTCACAGACAGAAGAAAATTACTTAAAGGCTCTTTTCAAACTTGCTTCTCAAGAAAATGAAATAAGTTTATCCGATTTGAGTAAAAAATTATCTGTTAGTACGCCAACAGCAAACAGCATGATTAAGCGTTTGCACGAAAAAGAGTTTGTGATTTATGAAAAGTATAAACCTATAAAACTAACCGAAAAAGGTAAAACTACAGCAGCTCTTATTGTCAGAAAACACCGACTTACAGAAATGTTTTTAGTAGAGAAAATGGGTTTTGGTTGGGAAAAAGTTCATGCTATTGCAGAGCAAATCGAACACATAAAATCACCTATTTTCTTTGATAAAATGGACGAACTTTTGGGCTATCCAAACATTGACCCACACGGTTCACCTATTCCAAATAAAGAAGGACAAATAGAAAATAGAGTAAATTCAGAATTAAAGTTAAGTGATTGCAAGGAAAAGGATAAAGTTAAAATTATAGCTGTTTCTGAATCTTCACTAGAGTTTTTGCAATTTCTTAATAGCCGAAAAATTAGCTTGGGTTTAGAGTTGGAAGTCTTAGAAATAGAAAAATATGATGGGACAATGAAAATTCTTTTGTCAGAAGATAATAACCCAAAAAGAGAAGAAACCCTTAGTAAAATAGTTTGTGAAAAGTTGTGTGTGTGTCATAAATGA